The following is a genomic window from Geminicoccus roseus DSM 18922.
CCGGGGCGTTCACCATGTTCACCGAATCGGCGAACGGCGTGAGTAGGCCCTTGAGGATCAGCTGGGTGAGCGGCTTGCTGTTGAGCGTCGCCGCATGGCCGGCGAAGGTGACCGTCGCGCCCTTCAGCCCGGTCTCGGTGAGCTGGCCGGCGAAGCTGCCGAGCTGTTCGGCCAGCGTCATGTAGGGCCGCAGGCGGGGGGCGTCCTCGGCCGAGACGCTTGGCATGTTCAGGGCGTTGATGATGGCGCCGTCCAGGAGGTAGTCGGCGATCTGCTCGGCCACCTGCAGCGCCACGTTCTCCTGCGCCTCGGTGGTGCTGGCCCCCAGGTGCGGGGTGACCACCACCTTCTCCAGGCCGAACAGCGGGCTTTCCTTGGCCGGTTCCACCGCGAACACGTCCAGCGCCGCCCCGGCGATGTGACCTTCCACGATCAGGTCGTGCAGCGCCTGCTCGTCGACCAGCCCGCCGCGGGCGCAGTTGACGATCCGGACACCCTTCCGGCACGACGCCAGCCGCTCGCGGGAGAACAGGTTCCTGGTCTGCTCGGTGAGCGGCGTGTGCATGGTGATGACGTCGGCGCGACGGCACAGCTCGTCCAGGTCGACCTTCTCGATACCCAGTTCCTCGGCCCGGGCATCCGACAGGAACGGGTCGAAGCCCACCACCTTCATCTTCAGGCCGCGGGCCCGGTCCGCCACGATCGAGCCGATATTGCCGCAGCCGACCACGCCCAGCGTCTTGCCGGTGAGCTCGACGCCCATGAAGCGGGACTTCTCCCACTTGCCGGCGCGGGTCGAGCGGTCGGCGGCCGGGATGTCGCGGGCCAGCGCCATCATCATCGAGATGGCGTGTTCGGCGGTGGTGGTGGCGTTGCCGAACGGGGTGTTCATCACCACCACGCCCGCGGCGGTCGCCGCGTCCACGTCGACATTGTCGACGCCGATGCCGGCCCGGCCGACCACCTTCAGGTTCGGAGCGGCCTTCAGGACCTCCGCGGTGACCTTGGTGGCGGACCGGATCGCCAGGCCGTCATACTCGCCGATGATCTCGAGGAGCTGGTCCTTGGTGAGGCCGACCTTCACATCGGCTTCCAGGCCGCGGCGATGGAAGATCTCGACGGCGGCGGGGCTGAGTTTGTCGGCGATCAGAACTTTGGGCATGCCGAAGTCTTTCCCGGGACGAGAGGAATCAGGAGTTCGGGATCGGGCGGCGGCTCAGGCCGCCTGGGCGCCCAGGCGGGAGCGGACCTCGGCGAAGGCCCAGTCCAGCCAGGGCAGCAGCGCCTTGGTGTCCTCGGCGTCCACCGTGGCGCCGCCCCAGATCCGCAGGCCGGGAGGGGCATCGCGGTAACCGGCAATGTCGTAGGCGACCTTCTCCTTGGCGAGCAGGCCCGTCAGTTCCTTCACCACCTTGCCCTGCTGCTCCGCCGACAGGGAGGCCACGGCCGGATCGACGATCTTCAGGCAGATCGAGGTGCAGGAGCGGGTCGCGGGGCCTGCGGCCAGGAAGTCGACCCAGGGCGTTTCCGCCACCCAGGCGCTGATCGCGGCGAGATTGGCTTCCGAGCGCCGGATCAGGCCGTGGAGCCCCCCCACCTGCTCCGCCCAGGCCAGGCCATCCAGGGCGTCCTCGACCGCCAGCATGGACGGCGTGTTGATCGTCTCGCCCTTGAAGATGCCCTCGATCAGCTTACCGCCCTTGGTCAGACGGAAGATCTTCGGCAGCGGCCAGGCCGGCTTGTAGGTCTCCAGCCGCTCGACCGCCCGGGGCGACAGCGCCAGCATGCCGTGCTGCGCCTCGCCGCCCAGCACCTTCTGCCAGGACCAGGTCGTCACATCGAGCTTGGACCAGGGCAGGTCCATGGCGAAGGCGGCCGAGGTCGCATCGCAGAAGGTGAGGCCCTGGCGGTCGTCCGCGATCCACCGGCCGTCCGGCACCCGCACGCCCGAGGTCGTGCCGTTCCAGGTGAACACCGCGTCGCGTGCGCCGTCGACCTCCGCCAGGTCGGGCAGCTGGCCATAGTCCGCCGAAAGCGTGCGCACGTCGGCAAGCTTGAGCTGCTTGACCGCGTCGGTCACCCAGCCCTCGCCGAAGCTCTCCCAGGAAAGCAGGTCGACGCCGCGCGCGCCCAGCATGGTCCACATCGCCGCCTCGAAGGCGCCGGTGTCGGAGGCGGGAAGGATGCCCAGCCGGTAGTCGTCCGGCAGGCCCAGCAGCTTGCGCGAGCGCTCGATCACCTCGTTGATCCGCGCCTTGGCAGCCGAATCACGATGAGATCGTCCGAGCATCGCACCTTCCAGGCCGGCCAGGG
Proteins encoded in this region:
- a CDS encoding phosphoserine transaminase, with translation MKPIDRPNRPFFGSGPTAKRPGWSLAGLEGAMLGRSHRDSAAKARINEVIERSRKLLGLPDDYRLGILPASDTGAFEAAMWTMLGARGVDLLSWESFGEGWVTDAVKQLKLADVRTLSADYGQLPDLAEVDGARDAVFTWNGTTSGVRVPDGRWIADDRQGLTFCDATSAAFAMDLPWSKLDVTTWSWQKVLGGEAQHGMLALSPRAVERLETYKPAWPLPKIFRLTKGGKLIEGIFKGETINTPSMLAVEDALDGLAWAEQVGGLHGLIRRSEANLAAISAWVAETPWVDFLAAGPATRSCTSICLKIVDPAVASLSAEQQGKVVKELTGLLAKEKVAYDIAGYRDAPPGLRIWGGATVDAEDTKALLPWLDWAFAEVRSRLGAQAA
- the serA gene encoding phosphoglycerate dehydrogenase; translation: MPKVLIADKLSPAAVEIFHRRGLEADVKVGLTKDQLLEIIGEYDGLAIRSATKVTAEVLKAAPNLKVVGRAGIGVDNVDVDAATAAGVVVMNTPFGNATTTAEHAISMMMALARDIPAADRSTRAGKWEKSRFMGVELTGKTLGVVGCGNIGSIVADRARGLKMKVVGFDPFLSDARAEELGIEKVDLDELCRRADVITMHTPLTEQTRNLFSRERLASCRKGVRIVNCARGGLVDEQALHDLIVEGHIAGAALDVFAVEPAKESPLFGLEKVVVTPHLGASTTEAQENVALQVAEQIADYLLDGAIINALNMPSVSAEDAPRLRPYMTLAEQLGSFAGQLTETGLKGATVTFAGHAATLNSKPLTQLILKGLLTPFADSVNMVNAPALAKSRGIQLTTVTHEHVDGYQTLITLEVVTEKGPRTVSGTLFQGVKPRLVEIRGIPIDAELAGCVLYVRNHDKPGFIGALGKLLGDAGLNIATFHLGRESAGGDAIALVAIDQPVPAEVLQQICALPHVIQAKQLSF